TAACACGGAGAGTGGCGATACCGGACTGTAGTAGAGACTTAGTTTTGAGTGTTTgacacgtgaactgtcctcgCCGGTCTGAGTGTCTCTTCAGCTAAACTGAGCACCGAGTGGCTCCGCTATAGTGCAAACAATGACAAAGTTTTTAacgtttctttaaaaaaaaacaataataacacaaatgcagccagacaaaaaaaatattatcaacaacaatcaacaataatattattaatattcttACTtattgacaataataataataattataataattataataataataattatagcataAAGAAGTGTTTGGTTCCAGCAGCCGGCCAACTTGTTTCTTTCAAGTATctctcgacacacacacacacacacacacacacacacacacacacacacacacacacacacacacacacacacacacacacacacacacacacacacacacacacaacacacacacacacacacacacacacacacacacacacagacaaacaaacacacacacagagacacacagacacagagacacacacacatacatagacacatagagacacacagagacacacacacacacaaacacacagacgaaAGCATGCACGCAAgtaggcgcacacacacacacacacacacacacacacacacagatttagacTTCCAAATATCAACACAAAAGAATATTTTCTTCttgtacattttgaaataaaaataaaaagtaaaatacgTGAAGTAATACATTAAGTAATAAGTGAAGTAATACGTGAAACAAGTTGCATAGTTTTgagatattttttttgttagtaGTTTTTCAGGCTCCTCGTCTCGCCGAGAGGCGCTCGAGCGTCTCGACGCATAAATAAGCCTCGCTCCCTCCTTttgtaacaaaaatatattagatattcttctctttttttactatcttttcatcttttcatcttttcttttcccCGCGTGGGCCGTCGAGACTCTCTGGGAGTTCTGCTGGAGgactgaggagaggagaggtgatAGTcccagagagacggagagagggatggagagagagatgaggaaccGAAAACGCTGAAGATTAAACTACAGATAAAAGTCACCtgttgctgtctctctctctctccttctctccttctctccttctctctctctctccctctcctcctctctctctctctctcttccatctctctctctctctctctggattcTGCTGACGGAGAGATGGAGCTGAAGAACCAAAAAACGCTGAAGAtagagtgtgtctgtctgtctgtctgtctgtctgtctctctctctctctctctctctctctctctctctctctctctctctctctctcggatTCTGCTAGAAAACTCAATTCCTGCAGAACATGCGTGTGAATTGTGGCCCgggggttagctcagttggtagagcaggcgcacatgtgtatacatacatacatacatacatatatatatatatatatatatatatatatatatatatatatatatatatatatatatatatatatatatatgtatagagaGAGGGTTcagtcctcaacgcagcggccgcaggttcaactctgacctgcggccaattgctgcatgtcattcccctctctctctttctctctttcccccctttcatgtggaaataaaggcctaaaaagccccaaaaaataatctttagaaaatgcgtgtgaatgctgaatcctctctctctctctctctctggttctctGGTTCCCCTCCAGTCGTGTTCTCTCTCCGGACCGATACCAGGTTCAGggtgtctgtgttgttgttgttgttgttgttgttgttgtgtttctacGAGCAGCCGCACTCCTCCACGATCATGTTCTGGATGTCCTTCTTGATGATCTTCTGCTCCTCGTTGTAGTACAGCATGGACATGGCCCGTAGCCGCGTGGGCACGCAGCACGACCTCAGGCTCTGGAACGGGCTGTAGCCGCGCATCCGGTAGTGGCTGATGACGGTGGAGTGGAAGGACAGCGTGGAGCCCGTGATGCTCGCCACGTGGGACGGGCACTCGCCCTCGCAGTAGTTGGCGTGGTACCCCGGCGGCGCGATGATCCAGTCGTTCCAGCCGATGTCCTTGAAGTTGACGTAGAACTGGCGCTTGCAGCAGACTCGAACCTTCCCGTCGCACTCCAGGCCGCGCTTCCTCCGGCGCCGAGCCTCGCCGCTGTCCTCGGGGCGCACCACGGCCATGAGGAACGGCCGGTGGGACTGGTCCCGCTGGCTGGAGCCGCCGGAGACCAGGACCAGCGTGGCCCCGGCATCGGCACAGAGCGGGCAGGACGCCCGCAGGCTCAGCGTGGAGCTGTCGGAGCTCTGCAAGGCAAGGCATCTTTATTTATAGTTCAATCTTTGGTATCATGCTACAACATTAGCCAACTAGCATCAGCTGAGTAACCAGTAACCAGAGCTAAAGTCTGCTGTTGGACTGCAAGCTAAGTTGTAGTAAGCACAAAGGCTCCTTGCTAGTTGGCTGGTTGCTTAGTTAGCATCAGTgttaaggcaaggcagctttattctATACTGTTATCTTTGGTATCATGCTACAACATTAGCCAACTTGCATCAACGCTAGCATACTTGAAGCCTTATAGCATGCATGAAtcttagttagttagctagaaATCACTGTTGCTAAATGGATTATCTGAGCTAAAGTGCTCCTCGTAGACCACCATGAATCAAGATCAAGTAGCTGAGTAACCGGTAACCAGAGCTAAAGTCTGCTGTTGGACTACAAGCTAAGTTGAAGTAAGCATATAGGCtcctgctagctagctgttagcttaATTAGCATCACtggtaaggcaaggcagctttattatATACAGTTAAATCTTTGTCTGTGAACTGGTCTGATTTAGATTGAACTGGTCTGATTTAGACTGAACTGGTCTGATTTAGTCTGTGAACTGGTCTGATTTAGACTGTGAACTGGTCTGATTTAGACTGAACTGGTCTGATTTAGTCTGTGAACTGGTCTGATTTAGACTGTGAACTGGTCTGATTTAGACTGTGAACTGGTCTGATTTAGACTGTGAACTGGTCTGATTTAGACTGAACTAGGTCTGATTTAGACTGAACTGGGTCTGATTTAGACTTTGAACTGGTCTGATTTAGACGGTGAACTGGTCTGATTTAGACTGAACTGGTCTGATTTAGACTGTGAACTGGTCTGATTTAGACTGAACTGGTCTGATTTAGACTGAACTAGGTCTGATTTAGACTGAACTGGGTCTGATTTAGACTTTGAACTGGTCTGATTTAGACGGTGAACTGGTCTGATTTAGACTGAACTGGTCTGATTTAGACTGTGAACTGGTCTGATTTAGACTGAACTGGTCTGATTTAGACTGAACTGGTCTGATTTAGTCTGTGAACTGGTCTGATTTAGACTGAACTAGGTCTGATTTAGACTGTGAACTGGTCTGATTTAGTCTGTGAACTAGGTCTGATTTAGACTGAACTAGGTCTGATTTAGACTGTGAAGTAGGTCTGATTTAGACTGAACTGGTCTGATTTAGACTGTGAACTGGGTCTGATTTAGACCGTGAACTAGGTCTTATTTAGTCTGTGAACTGGTCTAATTTAGACTGTGAACTAGGTCTGATTTAGTCTGTGAACTAGGTCTGATTTAGTCTGTGAACTAGGTCTGATTTAGACTGAACTAGGTCTGATTTAGACTGTGAACTAGGTCTGATTTAGACTGAACTAGGTTTGATTTAGACTGAACTAGGTTTGATTTAGACTGTGAACTAGGTCTGATTTAGACTGAACTAGGTCTGATTTAGACTGAACTAGGTTTGATTTAGACTGAACTAGGTCTGATTTAGACTGTGAACTGGGTCTGATTTAGTCTGTGAACTACAGTCTAAATCAGACCAGGTGTGGTCCTTGTATGGATGATCTATTGTCACACCTGTAGCAGCGCCTGGACCGCCGCGGAGACGGGGAAGGTGTGCCAGCCGCTGCGGCGCGTGTCCACGGTCTTCTCCGACAGCGGGACGTCCCGCGGCGAGGACTGGCGCCCGCTGGGCAGCCGGCCCCCCCCGCCACCCCCCCGCTGCTGCTGGAAGAGGCTGATGGTGACTTTGGCTCGGCTGCGATTGGTCTTGGCGAGGCGAAGGAAGAGCCAGACGTTGGCCTGCTCCACCAGAGACAGGTCGCCTCCTTCTTTAGAGAGCACGAAGTGGACCGAGCCGGGAGAGTCCcctgagacagacacaaagacacgtaTAGGGTCAggatgagacagacacaaagacacgtaTAGGGTCGggatgagacagacacaaagacacgtaTATGGTCGggatgagacagacacaaagacacgtaTAGGGTCGggatgagacagacacaaagacacgtaTAGGGTCGggatgagacagacacaaagacacgtaTAGGGTCAgg
The genomic region above belongs to Perca flavescens isolate YP-PL-M2 chromosome 22, PFLA_1.0, whole genome shotgun sequence and contains:
- the inhbaa gene encoding inhibin subunit beta Aa — protein: MSVLPLLSWTLLLLAQSAPLLSLTVHPDAAAAAAAAAAAQCPSCALARMRRNEGGAGAAAAAGHDPEEAQQDVVEAVKRHILNMLHLQARPNITRPVPRAALLNALRKLHVGRVAEDGSVQIERGEEEERNSGDAQETTEIITFAEAGDSPGSVHFVLSKEGGDLSLVEQANVWLFLRLAKTNRSRAKVTISLFQQQRGGGGGGRLPSGRQSSPRDVPLSEKTVDTRRSGWHTFPVSAAVQALLQSSDSSTLSLRASCPLCADAGATLVLVSGGSSQRDQSHRPFLMAVVRPEDSGEARRRRKRGLECDGKVRVCCKRQFYVNFKDIGWNDWIIAPPGYHANYCEGECPSHVASITGSTLSFHSTVISHYRMRGYSPFQSLRSCCVPTRLRAMSMLYYNEEQKIIKKDIQNMIVEECGCS